The following nucleotide sequence is from Oncorhynchus kisutch isolate 150728-3 linkage group LG29, Okis_V2, whole genome shotgun sequence.
gaaaatagccgtgcagcaacgctccccatccagcctgacagagcttgagaggatctgctgaaaagaatgtgagaaactcccaaaatacagatgtgccaagtttgtagcatcatacccaagaaaactcaaggctgtaatcgctgccaaaggtgcttcaacagagtactgagtaaattGAGTAAAtttatgttttattattttttataaaaaacagtttttgctttgagctcaatttcgagtctcataacaaagggtttttgctttgtcattatggggaatagATTGATGacggaaaaaaacgatttaatacgtACCatttaaatgtggaaaaagccaagaagtctgaatactttccgaaggcactgtatgtcgcCTATGCATGCGACCGGCACTGCTCTAAGCTTCAGACCAAAACTCAATTCAAGCTTCAAATAAACCTGCCAAGGACCCTGATCTacacatctctccatccatctgttACCTTAAATGCACACTTATTTAGTTTGTGCCAATAACCTAGAGACATGAATCTGAGGGTATATCGGGGTAGGTTCCTTGTTCCTGTCAATCATTGGCTTATTGGTGAAATCAGCAGTCAGGCAATATCTTCTTTAAGTAAATCAATCAAACCTTTATTagtgcaattgcagacagaagttgacaacagAAACATGTATGTTTCAGAGTAATTTCTGCAAAATAAAAAAGTTCAAAGTTGcttatctatctatttattttttctttatgtatattttttctccaaaatcaaatcaaatcaaaatatttttttctcaaagttgcttTAATAAGTTGCTTTAATATACTTGCAGTCAAACCCTAGTGATGTAACTGCCTACCTCAACACAttctactcatgagaccaagCCCATGCATATACAGTTATACAAACCTGCAGGAGAAAACAATACTCCACTGTTTTCTAAGGGCTCAGCAGTAATTTCCATTCACGTGTGGCTTACAGTGGTATGTCTGACTTGTCTCTTATCTATTCACTCCCCTGCAGGGGTCTGTGTATCTCTTTTAGCCTTGAGGTGCTTTCTCACAGACACCCAGTTTTGACTGCAATAGCTCACACATCTGCTCAGATTGTTTCTATAAGAGGCAGAGACAAGAAAATAACTGTTGGACAGTATTAAACTTTAAAATGCATATGATGCTAATCTGTGGTCCaggaccctataaatgtagtGGTGGAGGGTCTTATAGCccttccccttctattaatacagCATAAGCATAATCAATCATTTGGTtcagcccctatcatgaccccaaggTGACCCCCATCAGGTAAGTGTCCCCTCTTTCCTATTTGCAGTATGTGACCGTGTGTGTGGCGAGAATGCGACAGAGACACATGTAAGGGTTTGTAATGGCATGTTTACAAACCAATAACCATAGTGATGATCAGGTAGGCTAATTGTGTGTATAATCTATGAATGCACCCACCAGACAAATGTTGTATACTATTGCCaggctgtctgtgtgttacatTTACTATATGACTCGCTGTAAACGTAACCCACTTGAATGAGCCATTGTTTTCTTGCAGGACATCATGGCGCCAAGCCGCCACCTGAAACTTTTCTTTCTTTTACCAAGCTTACCTGGATTGATTATGTCATTCAGAAGGCAAAAACATACCACAGTCATTAATTAGGGATTTTATGATGGTTACCGAAATCCCTGTAAGTTATAGAGCTCATTTTCATATTTCCTTTATCTCGTGTTTATCATAGTAACACAACACAAAGCCTTTTTAAGAGCCTTTTGCTAATGTCCACCTTACATTTTCATTCACTGCATAATGTTATGATAGACGCTCAATAAATGTTTAACTAAGCTGGGAGCATTTATGGAGAGAACTCTTCCTCCACATCACATGATTGCGCTGGGGAGCAAACACTGCTTAATGTAGGTCTTTCACACAGTGGAGGAGCTTTTTAATGAGGAAAAGGAAGGTGTAATGGCACAATAAAAGACATCAAATGCACCTTTATTTTATTTCCATTGCATTAGGCACAGTGACTGGCGTCAGCAAGTACTCAGTAAACACAGTCACACCAGttggtgagcgtgtgtgtgtatgtgtgtgtgtgtgtgcgcgtgtgtgtgtgggggggaggttaaagatgtgtccacttttatttgaacagtgagataAAATCCTGTGTGTTCTGCCTTGTTGGCAATGCTTGTAGGGGCTTCTGGCTCTGAAGTAAAATTATTACAATTATCTTGTTACTCAATAGATTTGTATCGGGTGACTGGTGCTTTTGACCAGGTTATCGATTTTACATACACACATAGTATATTTGGCTGTAAGATAAGCAAGACTCATTGTTACAGAGGCtatatatggaggctatatggaACAATACATTTTCCCCTTGGGAGTAATGTAATTTGTTTTCACTTCAGTGGTGAGCGTGCAATCGTAGGATGCTGCGATTTACTATCCAATCAGATGCAGTGTCATAGCTTTCTATAGAAACTACTAGATTTCTacaatcttagaaaaaaaggtgctatctagaatctAAAAGAGTTCTACCAGCTGTCCCCACAGGATAAccctctacatggaacccaaaagagttctacctggaatcaaaaagggttcttcctggaaccaaaaagagttctatGGGGACAggcgaagaacccttttggaattgCTGTATAATGCACTCTCCTCAACAGGACTCACTTAAATAACCACACACAGTGACAACATGGCTTATTTAGGTCTTTTAATAATCTGACATGGAAACACGCAAGGGACCAGCGTTTGAAAACATGACACAATTGGAGGAATACTGCACTTCATAAGAGAGAGAATACATTCCCGACGTCTCACACTGACATACAGTAGTTGCATTAACTCAGTAGTGGTTGGCCAGCAATACCAAATATTGAGTCATACAGTATTGGACAGTGTCCATGGTTTCGGTCATAATCTGTCAGCATATGACAGGTGCTCAGTAGATCAGACCATTCATTTATATCGTCATACATTTTCAATTCTGAAAGACTATTAGCCTACAGGAAAGAGCCTCAGAGGTAACGTGTACAAAACGTGTCCACCAACAACAGCTATGTGATAAGTAAACAAGAACAACAGATACAATCATTTGAAGAAAGAAAAAAGCTCAATGGCTAGGCATGATTTAATGCCAGTTTGCTGTTGCCCTTTCAGGCTCAAGAAGTCTCCCCCTaaagaaagaaaagctatttCTAGTCAGTGCAACCATTTCCAATATTTCGGTATAATTTATTTTACAGGTGAAGGGACCTGGTCCCTCACTTCTCCCCCTCCTAGTTGATGGTGTAGGTTGGGGTATCAGTAACTTGTCCACCATGGAGATAACTATGTCATGACACCTCAGTGAGTTCTACTGAGTGGTTAGGGCTGGTTAGTGTGGGGGACAGAGGCCTGACGTGCACAAAGGATATGTTCCCACTGTCCTTCACCTCCATCAACACGGTTGTAGTCTCAACCCCACTTTGGTCCGCACATCCCATGATGCATTGCTGCTGCCTGGGAGACACCGGGGCATCGCCTTTGTTGTGTCCATTTTCAATGGAGCTGATTGGTGCAGGGTCTGACTGTGGTGGTGACCATTGGCAGGAGTCAGAGTAAGCTTCTTTCCCAGCTCTATGGGTCTCTATGGGGGTCCGAGTGGGGCTGGGTTTGGGGCTGGGCTCCAGGGAATAACTGTTCCCCATGGTGCCACACGAGCTGTCCACCATGCTGATGCGAGTAGAGGCACGCgtgatactgctgctgctacccaGCCCTCTGCCACCCCATCCCCCAGCTCCATGCCCCTCCCAGTGCCTCAGGATGTGCTTGCGCAGGATCCTGCGGAAGGTGTGGCGGAACTCCCGGATGCGATATGCATAGATGAAGGGGTTGACCACGGAGTTGGCGTGGGACAGGATGATGGCGATGTTCATCACCCAGACGTGCGGGCGCCCACAGTCCTGGCAGAACAGGTTGAAACAGTTGATGATGTGAAGGGGCAACCAGCAGAGGGCGAATAGCCCCACGATGATGGCCAGAGACTTGGCTGCGTGGACCTCCTTCTGCAGGGTGGAGCGGGACGATGTGGATGATGAGCATGCCCCAGGGGCGTGCATGTGAGCCAGCTTCAGGTCCATCAGTCTCAGCTGGCGCCGCGCCGCCATGAAGATGCGGGCGtagatgaccagcatggctaGCAGGGGCACCAGCACACAACCAAAGAAGTTGAAGTAGACCATGTATTCCAGGGTGACCACACCCTCGAACAGGCACTCTGTCATGCCTTCGGGGCACGAGCTGCTGTTGGTGCCGTTGACACCCCTGTTCCAGCCCAGCATGGGCGTGAGGCCGATGCCCACAGAGAGAAACCAGCACACTGCGATGATGCCCTTTGCCCTCCCGGACGTCACAAGACTGTTATACCTAGAGGATCACGTGAAAACATGAGAGGAATTCAGATAGGCATTTTGTATTGTTACATGAAACAGAAATGCTCCCAGGATGAGAGGGCTCCTCTATTCaggtccaaatcaaatcaaatcaaatttatttatatagcccttcgtacatcagctgatatctcaaagtgctgtacagaaacccagcctaaaaccccaaacagcaagcaatgcaggtggagaagcacggtggctaggaaaaactccctagaaaggccaatacctaggaagaaacctagagaggaaccaggctatgtggggtggccagtcctcttctggctgtgccgggtggagattataacagaacatggtcaagatgttcaatgttcataaatgaccagcatggtcgaataataataaggcagaactgttgaaactagagcagcagcagcagcagacacTCCCAGTAACACTCAATAAGAAAGCAAGTTCACTTTTCCTGGACCCAACCAATTAATTTTACTTCCTGTAATCAGAGAGCTTAGAGAACGTATGGGACAGGCTTCAGAGGGTAAAAAGCCTTTATCCCGAGAACATACTAGTATTTGCATATATAGCAGTAAGCTCTTGGAAAATGAGTCCATTGTTTGGGAGACTCGACCAGTCATGCCATACTAGGAGATGGAGCAGTGGATATCAGGTCACGTACTACATGTAGATTTAAGAAAGCatttttgtgggctatactcagccttgtctcaggatggtaagttggtggttgaagatatccctctagtggtgtgggggctgtgctttggcaaagtgggtggggttatatccttcctgtttggccctgtccgggggtgtcctcggatggggccacagtgtctcctgacccctcctgtctcagcctccagtatttatgctgcagtagtttatgtgtcggggggctggggtcagtttgttatatctggagtacttctcctgtcctattcggtgtcctgtgtgaatctaagtgtgcgttctctaattctctccttctctctttctttctctctctcggaggacctgagccctaggaccatgccccaggactacctgacatgatgactccttgctgtccccagtccacctggccatgctgctgctccagtttcaacttccacctgactgtgatgctgctctagtttcaactgttctgcctgattattattcgaccatgctggtcatttatgaacatttgaacatcttggccatgttctgttataatctccacccggcacagccagaagaggactggccaccccacatagcctggttcctctctaggtttcttcctaggtattggcctttctagggagtttttcctagccaccgtgcttctacacctgcattgcttgctgtttggggttttaggctgggtttctgtacagcactttgagatatcagctgatgtacgaagggctatataaataaatttgatttgatttgatttgatttcctacCTGTATTGTGATTTAGGGATCATTGCACAAAAGCTTATCTATAGTCTGATGTAACTCTTCTTGGCGTTGCTTTGTTTCTGCATCAGACATTAGACAAATGGAAATCAGTGTCATGAACAATGTATCAGGCTATATTAGTTTTGCTGTCTGTATTCTTCCATTGGTCATGTCTAAACCAGAGTTCATAATGTACACCAGGGTGGAAGTCAGAAGGCAGCACCACAGGCACATGACCCTGTTGTTTGTGGTTATGGGGGTGGGTTTGGGGGTCCAGTGGGGATTTAGTCCTCTTTGACTGAGACCTCTGTGGACCAGGGTGGCGGCAAGTTTATTAAGCCCCTTGGATCTATGGTCATTGGCACCAAAGCTCCGGCTCTAATGGAAGCTCAatcatatccacacacacacacacacacacacacacacacacacacacacacacacacacacacacacacacacacacacatcctggctGGGCCCTtttgcaataaacacctgcttTAGGACTTTTCCATGAAAGCAATGTCTTCCCACTGTAGAATCAAAATTGCAATTGCGACTGTGACCAAACAGGTGCTTTGATTCCCCACACATTTGTAGTATGAAGCATTAATGCGTGTCTTAATATTTCACTCTAGTAAAGAAAAGGGATTTACAAGTTGAACTATTTGGTTGTTGCCAAGTTGTTTGCAGGTTGAGTTGTTACTTTCTATGGGTTCTATTTTCGGCTCGTTAAGGTGGCGCTCGTGTCAAAAGTACGTTAGCTTGCAAATTCGTCATGTCAAAACTGGGGCACTGGCATTTTCCAGACCTAACGCCAGGTTCGGGAATTGATCTGTCATATCAGCTTAGATGGGCTGGTTGgaaatatttgaggtgtgtccttaaaaacatgatCCAAAGTTCGAATTTCAGGCAGCGATGGTAGGTACTTTTAAGACCAAACAAAAACTGTTTTTAGAGGTAACGCAGTTGGTTATGACATTAATTTTGAGAGCGGAAACACAGCCTATCCAGGCATGACGCACACTGTCCATATTCGCATGGAACAAGCGTAGACTAATGTGCCTTTGATGCATGTGTACGTTGTATTTAGTTAAAATAGCCAATGCAATCGCGAAGTAGTCAATACTGTCCATAAAGGGTTTGGCTCCTGAGACCGCTTGAAAATACATCTTAAATCACCAACGATTTATTAAAATATCAAGTTTGAGTGGAGTaaaacagtgagctgacattccctttttatctatgcattgtgggcaggcccacattattttagCCATGCAGGTCCCGTTTTGGATGTGCGTAAAACCTCCATAGTCTGCGTTATTTTAGTATTATATGCCCACAGGGGGAAATGATGGTGTACGGTAAGTGTGACATAGCCTATTTAAAAtaagttgttgttttgttttgtttcaaaTAACCCTTAACAAATGTTAAAAGTTACATATTTGTCCCTTGCAAGCTTGAGTGTCTTATTAACCAAACATTATATAGCGTCCTAATAAACTAGCTATCTCGATTTTTATTGCTGGAAATTTATTGCAGTTAATGTTGCTAATGACTGGTGTTGAGCAGATAGCATTATCTACCTGTCATCACACCCTGATGGAGAACTGGAAAACAGAAAAATAACAATGCTCTCTCACTCGCTAAAGCAAAGAGTGTCAGAAGCACACTTGACAGGCTCTTCCGGCAGCGCAAAAGCAAAGAGTGTCAGAAGCACACTTGACAGGCTCTTCCGGCAGCGCAAATGGAGACAATTCAGGCTGAGGATTGAGTTTGACAGATCCTAATCTGCTACACAGTCACAGACCAGTATAGAATACAAGAGGCACATGGGACATTCcacatacaacacattataaaagATCATTAGACATAACTAATAAAGACAACAAATAATTGTCATAATTATTAACTCATCTGACCCTACTGGACATCCACAAAAATATTGTTTATTTCAGTTATTGTTATGTATAAACAATCTCCATTTGCTATTAAAGGCAAGACTAATTAAAACACGTTCCTACATTCTTTGGGGAAACTGACTATTAATTGAAGAGGGATGACAATGCTCTGTGTCCACCCCGTCACACTGACAGAGAGGCTACGTGAGCTGATACACGTTTCTGCTAAGGTGATCCGGGGCTGTTTAAGGTGAGAACACTGGCCTCTCTATCGATACGGTGCTTGGGCCTGCCCCCTCACCGCTCTCCCTTGGTGTTGATTTACCAGGAGGATAACGATCAAAGCCTTCAGTCCTTTCAGTCCTTCCAACAGCACACGAACACTAACCCAATGAAGCCTGTGGAGACATTTACCTCTGTCTGCCCTACGCTGGGGAGAACAACCCTAATCCAATAACCTCACTGTAATTCAATGTGTTTTGATACACAAATGCATTTTGTTGTGCGTCACTTAGATCACAGCCAAGATCTAACAGGTCAGAGGATCTGCCTTTGGTGTTCTGCAAATAAAACAGCGTATTAAACATGGATGATGATACCTGTTTATGTTTCATTGTTGGTTTCTAGAAAAAGACCAGGAACAGAGTGTCACCACCACCCTCAGCCcagtccccctccctctcctcccctgctaaGATCACCTGAGGGGGCTCTTGATGGCGATGTAGCGGTCCACAGCGATGGCCAGCAGGCTGAAGATGGAGCTTTGGGTGAGCACCAGTACGAAGCAGGCGATGAACAGGCAGCCGTGGAAGTTGGCACAGAAGCCCGTGCTGATGGTGATGGCGAAGGGGATGGCCAGCAAGCCCACAGCGATATCTGCCACTGCCAGGGACACCACGAAGTAGTTGGTGATGCTCTGCAAGGTGCTGTTGAGGCACACGGCCCAGCAGACCAGCATGTTACCGGTCACGGCCAGAAAGGCTATGACCAGCTCCAGGGCGATGTAGACAAGGGAGGCATTGTTCAGCATGGTGGGGCTGGGGTCACGTTGAAGGTCACAGCCAGAGTCTGAGTCAGGTAGCAGGGAAGGGGCTTCTTCGGCTCTACACGCATCGCTACACGTGCAGACACTCCCCCTCCAACAGcaagcctcacacacacacacgcacgcgcacacgcacgcgcacacgcacacacacacaggtgaggtgCTATTGCAGTGCTGCCAGGGACTGTCCTTTCAGTGATTAGCAGGACCCACCACCACTAACCACTTCCTGTTTATACACCCGACGCCCAGGAAATGGTGCCACTGCCAACCACAGAGCAAATGAAGATGTGAGTTGAGATTCACTCTAATGTATTGTCACTCTACAGAAGGTTATTTGGTTCTCTTCTTCTTCCACTTCTTATGTCCAATCGTGCTTTCTGTTGCTAACTTCAGCAACCTCCTCAGTGGCTGGACACTGGGAGTGGGCGGGGTGTTGCCATGGCCAACCCACTGTCACATGAAGATCCGTGTCctaaggagacagaaagagagaggagagactgtgagagagagagagaacaatctcATTACAAGTCCCTGTACAAACAGGTTAACCCACACACCCCAGGCCACGACAGCAATCTGTCTTCCAAAGCCAGCAGCTCTGTTTTCCAAAATACAGATTTGTATTTTAGAACAGCTTCCCTCCCCAAAAAGCTCACACATCATTAGACCCTGTCACACTTTATTTTCTATTCTCCAAGATGTATGCCCAAGAGCATATCTGTATGAATTATAGCGACACAGCTAGTTTCCATAGTAATCATTAACATGGCTGTGCTTGTTCTATTCAAGGTGTGGTCGTCTTCTCCAAAGTATTTACTATAGTCAGTTACTTTATTCTAAATCTAAAGCAATTGTTGGCATTTGGTAGCCTGGCGGGTagaagtgttgggccagtaacggaaaggttgctggattgaatccccaaggtaaaaatctgtcattctgcccctgagcaaggggcacctgcattgcttgctgtttggggttttaggctgggtttctgtacagcactttgagatatcagctgatatacgaagggctatataaatacattttatttgatttaacccactgttcacgaTGTCGAtgaaggcagccccctgcacctctctgattaaatgcagaagacacatttcagttgaatgcgttcagttgtacaactgacgaggtatcccccctttccttccTGTTGCCAGTACAAACCCCTAAACAAGGAGAGATTTCAATGTGGGCTAGTCTATTGAGTTTAATGAGTTCCACAGAACAGTGCCAATTATTACTGTGTATCAACCTTTATACAAACCTTTATACAAACCTTGATGATTGAGGTCAGGAAAATTGTACAATATTTCAAAAGAACCGTTTTGAACCAACATACACCTCTGGATCTGTATAAATGGATATTACCACTTGAATGTTCAGCATGATGACAGAACAGTAGACAGAAGGAAACTATGACGCGGTATGAGAGGAAGCATTTCTAATGTGAAAACACTGCTGTTCCCTTACTGATAATATGTAGGGGTCTTCCTCTCTTCTGTTTATAGTAAGTAGCTCGTTGCTATCAGGCCCTCTTGGCTACTCTCTTGAATATCTTCTTGGCTATCAACCCTCTTGGGAACCCTCTTGGCTATAAAGTTTAGACAAAGATTAGACAGCTCGTTCCCCTGGAA
It contains:
- the adora2ab gene encoding adenosine receptor A2b — its product is MLNNASLVYIALELVIAFLAVTGNMLVCWAVCLNSTLQSITNYFVVSLAVADIAVGLLAIPFAITISTGFCANFHGCLFIACFVLVLTQSSIFSLLAIAVDRYIAIKSPLRYNSLVTSGRAKGIIAVCWFLSVGIGLTPMLGWNRGVNGTNSSSCPEGMTECLFEGVVTLEYMVYFNFFGCVLVPLLAMLVIYARIFMAARRQLRLMDLKLAHMHAPGACSSSTSSRSTLQKEVHAAKSLAIIVGLFALCWLPLHIINCFNLFCQDCGRPHVWVMNIAIILSHANSVVNPFIYAYRIREFRHTFRRILRKHILRHWEGHGAGGWGGRGLGSSSSITRASTRISMVDSSCGTMGNSYSLEPSPKPSPTRTPIETHRAGKEAYSDSCQWSPPQSDPAPISSIENGHNKGDAPVSPRQQQCIMGCADQSGVETTTVLMEVKDSGNISFVHVRPLSPTLTSPNHSVELTEVS